A stretch of DNA from Candidatus Hydrothermales bacterium:
TAAAAAAATTAAAACCGGATTTTGTTATCTTTTTAGAGGAAAGTTACTCAACTTCAACTTTTGAGTTTGCCACTATTTTCAAGGACATACCATTTGTGTTTTTTTCAGCTCAAAATATAAACAAAAAATTTCCCTTACCAATAAGGATTATTCAAAACTATGTGTTCAGAAAATCTAAGGGGGCTCTCACTCTCTCTCAAGAAGGCGAAGAAGTCTTGAGAAAATGGGGATATGATAAAAAAATTTTTAGGTTTTACTTAGGAATCGATCCTAAAAACTTTGAAAAAACAGAAAAATATCCACTTGTTGAAAAATTGGATAGGCCAATTTTCTCGTATATAGGAAGGTTTACCAAAAAAAAGGGTATATATGTACTAATAGCAGCCTTTGAAAAATTTTACCGAAAATATAAAAGGGGAACACTGCTTTTGGTAGGTGAGGGAGAAGAAAGGGAAAATTTGAGAAGGGAGTTAGAATCAAAAAAATTAAATTTTTACATTTTACCTTATGTTTCCCATGATGAAATTTATTCAGTTTATAAGAGTATTGATTGTCTTGTTTTGCCCTCACTTACTACAAAAAGTTGGAAAGAACAGTTTGGAAGAGTTTTAGTTGAAGCAATGTGTGCGAAAGTTCCTGTAATAGGATCTAGTTCTGGAGCAATACCTGAAGTGATAGGTGATGCAGGACTTATATTTAAAGAAGCTGATCCAGATGATCTTTTTATTTCCATGGAAAAACTGTATCTTGATGAAAATTTAAGAAAAAATCTTATAGAAAAAGGTTTTGAAAGAGTAAGGGAGAATTTTACCTATGAAGTAATTGCCGAAAAGCTATATAATTTCTTAAAATCCTTGATTTAAAAATGAAACTTAAATTTAAAGTTAAAAAATTTACCCTTGATAATGGATTAAAAGTTATACTTGTGCCATTTGATAGGGAAATAACAAGTTTTTATCTGATATACAAGGTAGGTTCAAAGTACGAATACGAGGGGAAAAGGGGAATTTCACATTTTCTTGAGCATATGATGTTTAAAGGCACAAAGAGGCTAAAACCTGAAGAATTTTCAAGAATTATTCAAAGGATGGGAGGTGTTGATAACGCCTTTACAACTGAAGATTTCACCTTTTATCATTCAACAGTTCCAAAAGATGAGATATATAAAGTTATAAAGCTAGAAGCTGATAGGATGGAATACGTTACTTTCAAAGAATTTGAGTCAGAGAAAAAAGTTATAATTGAAGAAAGAAGGGAAAGTGTTGAAAATTCACCCTATGGTAAGTTTTGGGAAAATTTTCTACTTCTTTCCTATGTTGTACATCCCTATCGATATCCAATTATAGGCTTTGAGCCAGATATCCTAAGTATTACTAAAAACGATTTAAGAAATTGGTATAATAAATTTTATACTCCTTCAAATGCCTTTATCGTTATATCAGGAGGAATAGATGAGAAAAAAATTATAAGGTCTATTGAAAGGAATTTTTCGAAAATAGATAAAAAGGACAGGGTAGAAAGAAGGGAGTTTTATGAGCCGGAGCAGAATTTTGAAAGAAAAATGGTTTTAAAACTTTTTGGTTCTATTAAAATACTGGGAATGAGCTTTCATTCAGTTCCCTTTAGTCACCCTGATTTTATAAAACTTAACTTATTTTCTGCTTTACTTGGAGGAATTGAAAGTTCAAGATTGTATAAGACCCTTGTACTTGAAAGAAATCTCTGTAACGAAGTTTCTACTTTTTGCGAAGAGAAAGTAGACAAGGGACTTTTTATATTTTACTGTGTATTAAATAAAGATGCTGAATTTGATGAAGTTATAGATATCTTTTGGAAGGAGGTTGAAAAAATTTTTCAAAATTCTATAGAGGAAAGTGAGCTTATTAAGGTTAAAAATATAATTTCAGCTGAGTTTCTATATAAAATGCAGAGTACAGCAGGAAGAGGTAGAATCGTTTCTGTTTTTGAACTAAACGGTATTTTTGATAAAATTTTCTCTTACTTAGATGAGTTAGAAAGTTTAAAGGCTGAAGAAATAATTGAAACCGCCAAAAAATATATAAAAAAAGAACGTTGTAACTATTTGATGCTATGTTAAAAAGAGTTTATAAAGTTGAGTTAGAAAATAAAATTAAAATTCTTTATGCTGAAAATAAAGAACTTCCAATAGTTTCTTTTGCAATTGGATTTGATACAGGTAGTTATTTGGATCCGATCGGTAAAGAGGGACTCTTTTACTTAACGTCAAATTTGATAGATAAAGGGAGCAATCTATACTCCTCCTATAGCATAAGAGAGTTTTTTGATAGTCTTGGGGCTAAGTTTAATATCATAACTTCAAAAAATTTCCTAATTTTTAAAATACTTTGTAAGGCGGAAGATTTTGAAAAGATCGTTGATTTTTTAGAGAATATTCTATTTTATCCTTCCTTTGATGAAGTAGAGATTGATAAAGAGAAAGATGCTATTATTTCGGAGATTTTGCAGGACGAGGATGAGCCAGAGGCTATAATTTCAAAAAAGTTTTATGAAGTTTTATATAAAGATACTCCCCTATATCACCCTGTTGATGGATATGTAAACACCATAAGAGAAATTAGTAAAAGTGACATAGAAAATTTTTATAGAGAAAAAATTTTAGGAAGAAAAGTATTTGTTGCAGGTTCAGGTTATTTAAACTTTGATAAATTCTTAAAAAAATTTGAAAAACTGTTTAAGAATTATAAAGTTCTCTCAGATAATTACCCTGAAATAAAGAAAAATAAAACTGAGAGAAAAATCTTGATAATAAAAAAGAGGGTAAATCAGGTTTTTTTAAGAATTGGGCATTTTTCAATAAAAAGGAAAGATAAGAATTTTCATTATCTGATCATTTCAAATTATATTCTTGGGGGTGGTGCCTTTGCATCTAGGCTATTTAATAAGATAAGAAACGAACTTGGATTTGTCTATTCTATTTACTCTAAATTCAACACTCTTGACCCTTTTATCGGCTCCTACTCATATATCTTTCAAACTAGCGAAAATAACTTTAAAGACGCTTTGAAAAAACTTGTTGAAGAAATAAAGAAGTTTAAATTAAAGGGAGCAACTAAAAGAGAACTAAGTGATGCAAAAGGATTTTATAAGGGCTATATTCCAAGAGAACTTGAAACCTATTCTCAAGTTACAAATCACCTACTTTCTGCCTTACAATACGGACTTAAACACTCCTATGTTTTCGAGACACTAAAGAAAATTTTAGATACAAAAATTGAAAATTTAAACACTTTTATAAAAAATTTCTATGACTATGAGAATTTAAGTGGAGTTATTTTAGTCCCAAATGAATATGATTTTAGCTTTTTAAGAAACATCTTTTCACAGCATACCTTTGAAGTACTGTGACAAATTTCAAATTAATATTCTTGCCAGAACTTTAGCTCATTTCAAAGACTTTGAAAGGGTTTTAAGCCCTCTAAAAGTCAAGGAGGTTTAAAATATTTTTATTTTATATGTATTTAATCATTATTGCGGCTGAAGAATATAAAATACACAAAAATAAAGTTATTATTAATAAGTCTGACACTTTAATTGGTGATATTTCTGTAATTGGTAGGGACGTGGAAGTTCGTGGAGGAATTAAAGGCGATCTTGCGGTTATAGGAGGAAATCTTAAGGTAGATGGTTTTGTTCAGGGTAACGCTGTAGTTATAGGTGGAGATTGTAGAGTTAGCGGGCAAAGTTTATATCGAAGAGGGTGCAAAAGTTGAAGGCGGAAAAGTAATTCTTAATCCTGGACCTATATTCTCTCTTTTGAAAATTTTGAGTTTTATTGGAAAGGGTGTTTTTATTAAAAGAGAAAAGCCTGAAAGTGTAGTGGAAGAAAAAGAAGAAATAGAAGAATATCTATCAGTGGAGACAGAAGAACTTCCCTCTAAAAATTTTTTCAATTTTCTTTGGTTTATCATTTTAGTTCTCTTTTATTCTTTCTTAGTTTTTTTAGTCAAGATTATTTTTCCTGGAACTGTTGAAAATATGAAAAGGGAACTTGAGTTAAGACCATTTCTATCTTTAGCCCTTGGTTTTTTAGTACAAATTCTTTATTTTCCCATTATACTCATTTTAATTGTATCTATTCTCGGTATACCTCTTGCCTTAATGATACTTCTTTTGACCCCTTTCTTTTTAATTTATGGCTCTTCACCTTTTTATTTTTATACTTCGATTACAGGGGTTTCTTTTATAATCTTATAAAATTCTTTCTCCTTTTCTTCACCTTTGCTGCTGGAATTATTTTTTCGGCAAAGCTTGGTATAAGATAATTAATCCTTGAAAAACTTAAAAGTATAATCTATAATAAAGCTATGAAAGACAGAAATATAAAAATAGCGATTATAGGTATTCTTTTTGTGGTTGGCATCATATATTTAATCTTAAGTGGATTGAAAAGAACCTGGGTTTATTACTATACAGTTGATGAGTTTTTTCAAAAGAACCCCTCTGTTGATGGAAAGGTAATTAGACTTCAAGGCAAAGTTATAGAAGGAACTGTAAAAAAAACAGGAAATCAGGTTGAATTTAAAATTGGAACAAAAGAAAGGGGAATTAAAGTTATATATAAGGGAACAGTACCTGATATGTTATATCAGCCCGAAGCACAAGTCGTTGTTGAAGGGGTCTATTTAAAGGTTGAAAACACATTCAAAGCTCACTTTCTTTTAACTCAATGCCCTACAAAGTATCAAGCTGAAGAAGGAGTAAACAAAAAGGACAAATAAGTCTAATTTCTTTTAGAATAAATAGCTGAGAGCTGAGATATAATGCGATTTTATAAATTTATTTTTCTTAAATTCTTTTTGATTACATTTACCTTAATTTTAATTTTTCTGTTGAGATTCAAAGAAGAGAGGGAGATCAAAAAAGAAGCAGGCGAATTAATTGACCTTTTTGAACCGCTCTTTGAATCAATTTTGAGTGCCTCCTATTATATTGATGATCTTTATTTTAAAAACCTGGAAGGATTATCTAAACTTATCGTTCCTGATCTTAGAAGCGATTCAATTATGAAAATTGCACTTTCAAGCGGTTTCTACGAAATAACTATTTTAGATAAAAACTTAAAAGTAATAAAATCAACAAGCAGAAAAATTAATCAATTTTTAGAAAGCGAAATTCTAAGAAAAGCTAGAGACGAGATGATAAATAACGACTCTCTATTTTATCTTGTGGAAAAAGAAGGCTATTATGTTTTTATGATAAAGAACATAAAAGATTTGATAGAAAAAAAGAGAGAAGCGGGATTAAAAAAAGTTTTAGAAAGGTTAGGTCAAGAAAAAAAAGTTGAATACGTTGCCCTGGAATCAGAAGGTGAAATAGTATTTTCTTCAAAAAAGATTTCTCCAATTAAGGATAAAAAAATTTTTTCCGATATAATAAATCAAAACAAAGTAGTTGTAAAAAAGGCAAAAATAAATGAGGAAGAAGTCGTTGAGGTTTTAAAACCCTTCTTCTTTAAAAACAGCCCAGTCGGGATACTAAGACTAGGAATATCTATGGATAGTCTAAAAACAAAATTTCTTTTAATTAACTGGATAATAGCCCTCAATATTACTATCTTCCTAATTTTATTTGGCTTAGTGCTCTATTACTTTTTCGGAGGCAAAAAGTATATTTTAAGTGACGTTGTTGATGATCTCTCTATCTATAAAATTTACGATTCTCAGATAAGAAAAATTTATGGCAAAAGTCTCCCACTTCTAAGTTCTGATTTTAAAGATAAAAGTCAGTTTTTATACCGCTCTGGCAACGACTATTATCTTGCGATAAGAAGTAAAGACTTAATACTCTTTTTTAAAATAAACGAGTTTATGAAGATTTTCTTAGAAAAAGAAAAGAAAAAAGAAGAAGAAAGCATTTTGAGAATATTATCTTCTTTTGCTCATGAATTAAAGAATCCACTAAATTCCCTAAAACTGATGGTCTATAGACTAAAAGAAAAGCTTAAGGACGAATATCCACAACTTGAATCTGCTATTAACTCTCTAACAGTCTCAATTGAAGAGTTTATGAACTTACTTAGACCCTTTTATTTAAACAAGGAAAAAGTGATGATAAAAGAATTCATAGAAAAAATAATTAAAAAAATGGAGCCAGAATTAAGGGAAAATAGGATCGAGGTCAACTTAAAGGGTATAGATAAAGAACTACTTTTCGATCCTATTCAAATGGAAAAAGTTTTTTTGAATCTATTTAAAAATGCCATAGAAGCCCAACCAGAAGGAGGAAAAATAGACATAGAAATTTATGAAAAAGATAGCACTGTTTTTATAAAGATAAAAGATTACGGCATCGGAATAAAAAAAGAGAATTTAGAAAGAATTTTTGAACCCTACTTTACAACTAAAAAGAAAGGAACAGGTCTTGGCCTTTTCACCGTAAAAAAAATAATTGAAAGCCATGGATTCGAAATCTTCGTAAGTTCAGAAGAGGGCAAGGGAACAGAATTTATCATAAAAACCTAAAACACTTGAAATCTTAACTAATTTTCTTTATAATTTTCTTTAAAAAGGAGTAACCATGTGGGCAGTAATCGAATTTAAAAACTCACAGTACTACGTAAAAGAAGGAAAAAAAATTGATTTACCACTTCTAAAAGGCGTTAAGGAAGGGGAGGAGGTTCTTATCGACAAAGTTTTATTGCTCAAAGAAAATGGAAACCTCAGAATTGGTTATCCTTACTTACCTAACGTAAGAGTTAAAGCAAGAGTAACAAACCCACTTAAAAAACTGAAAAAAATAATAGTTTTTAAGATGAAACCTAAAAAAAATTATAGAAGAAAAAAGGGACATAGACAAAAGGTTACTGAAGCTATTATAGAAAAAATAGAAATTATTTAAAAAAGGAGGGGAGATGGCACATAAAAAAGGAATGGGATCTTCTAAAAATGGAAGGGACTCAAATGCCAAATATCTCGGTATAAAAAGATGGGAAAATATGTTTGTAAAGTGTGGCGAAGTCCTTGTTAGACAAAGAGGAACAAAGTTTTGGCCTGGTTGGAACGTAAAAAGAGGGGGAGATGACACTCTCTACGCTACAAAAGATGGATACGTAAAATTTGAGAAAAGAAAAAATAGAGTATACGTCTCTGTCTACGAAAAAAGTGAATTACCTCATTGAGAATAACAAAGGTTTTCACAGGAAAAGGAGACGAAGGTTTCTCTTATTACTGGAAAGATAAGAAAAAAAGAAAAGACGATAAAATTTTTGACGCACTCGGAGACCTTGATGAATTAAATTCAATTTTAGGTTTCTGCTATTTTTATAGTAAAGATGATGACGTAAAAGAGGAAGTCGAAAAGATCCAAAGATTAATTTTTATTGCTTCTGCCCAGCTTATAATACCTGAGGAAGAAAAAGGCCCTGTTATTGAAGATAAAATCCTTACTGAATTGGAAGAAAAAATTGAAAAACTTAGTAAAAGTTTAGGTCCACTTAAGGAATTTATCATTCCTTCGGGAACCCTATCTTCTCTTTACTTTCATCTCGCAAGAACCGTTGCAAGAAGAGCAGAAAGGAGTGTAGCCTCTCTTTTAGACGAGCACAAGTCTGCACAGGTTGTCCTTAAATTTTTAAATAGACTCTCAGATTATCTCTTTTTACTTGGTAGGGAAGTAAATAAAAGGGAGGGGGGAATTGAAAGAAATCTACAAGCTTTTAAACCCTAAAAGTGTCGTCCTTATTGGTGCATCAAGAAAGGAAGGAAGTGTAGGATATGTTACCCTAAAAAATCTAATACTCGCGGGTTACAAGGGAACTATTTACGTTGTGAATCCCACAGCTGAAAGTATTTTAGGATATAAATGTTACAAGAAAATTTCAGACTTAGAAGAAGTCCCGGATGTTGCCTGTATTTTAGTACCAGCTGCTTATGTACCTCAGGTTCTAAAGGAAAGTGCAATTAAGGGAATTAAAGTCTCAATCATAATAAGTGCCGGATTTAAAGAATCTGGACCCGAAGGTGAAAAGCTTGAAAAGGAAGTTGAAAAGATATCAAAAGAGTTTGGAATAAGAGTTTTAGGTCCAAATTGTATTGGAGTTATAAATACCGATCCCAATGTGAGATTTACTACAAATTTTGCAAGTGATATGCCAAAAGAAGGAAATATTTCCCTTATATCTCAAAGTGGTGCTATCTGTGTATCTATTCTTGATTTTGCAAAATCAAGAGGAATCGGTTTTTCAAAAGTCATCAGCATGGGCAACCGTGTTGATATAGACGAAGTTGAACTCCTTGAATACCTTGGTGAAGATGAAAAAACAAAAGTAATCTTAATGTATATAGAGGAACTAAAAAGGGGAAGAGAATTTATCGAAGTTGCAAAGAATGTCTCGAAAAAGAAACCAATTTTGGCTCTAAAGGCAGGAGTAAGTCCTGAGGGTGCAAGAGCCGTTTCTTCTCATACTGGATCACTTGCAGGTGAACCAGTTGTCTATAGGGCTGTTTTTAGACAAGCAGGAGTCATAGAAGTTCAATCACCTTTAGAACTTTTTGAGTATGCCTCACTTCTTGCTTCTCAACCTTATCCAAAAGGTAACAGAGTCGGAATAATTACTAACGCAGGTGGTCCAGGAATTGTTGCAACTGACTCTTTGATTGAAAGCGGTTTAGTAGTGAATGAACTCTCAGATTCTACTAAAAACAATATAAGACCATTTGTTTCACCTCATGCATCTTTAAAAAATCCCGTTGATCTTTTAGCTGAGGCTGATGCGGAAAAATTTGAAGTTGCTATTAAGGCCCTTTATAACGACAAAAATATTGATGCGATTTACTTTCTGATGGCACCTCAAAGAATGATAGATATAGAAAAAGTAGCAGAGGTAATTTCAAAGTATGCAAACAAAAAAGAAAAAACTTTTGTTACTGTTTTAATGGGAGTTGTTGATGTTGAAAAGGGAGCTGAGGTCTTAAGAAAAGAGGGTGTCCCCTTCTATAGATTTCCAGATGTGGCTGCAAAGTCTCTCTCTATTATGCTAAGATATTCAAATTTCATAAAAAAAAGAAAAGAAACTTATAAAGATTTTAGTTTTCCTTCAAATTTAAAAGATTTTCTAAAGCCAGAAACAGATACAGGTTTTATTGATCTTGACATATGTTTTAAAGTTCTTGAAGAAGCAGGTTTTAATGTAGTTCCATGGTTTAAAGTAGAAAGTGAGGATGACCTCTTGGAGGGCGCAAAAAAGTTAGGTTTTCCCCTTGTCCTAAAAATAGCATCTGGAGAAGTTGTTCATAAGATGGATGCTGGAGGGGTTATACTTAATATTGAAGATGAGGAAAATCTCTTTAAGGCCTATGAAAGTCTAAAAAGTAGATTTAAGAGAAAAATCAAAAAATTTAAAAAGGCAGTTTTACAAAAAATGGTCAAAGAAAGTCACAAAGAGATAATAATAGGACTAAAGAAAGATGATAGGTTTGGTTATCTTTTACTTTTTGGTTTAGGTGGTATTTTTGTAGAAATCTTTAAGGATGTTACTTTTAGGTTAGTTCCTGTTTCAGTTGAAGAAACTGAGGAAATGTTGAGGGAGATCAAATTTTATCCTCTTCTTAAAGGTTTTAGAGGTGAAAAAGAGTCAGATCTTGAGAAAATAAAGGAGTTTATTTTAAGAGTTTCTTCTTTTGCAGAATTTATGGGAGAAATTAAAGAAATGGATTTAAATCCTATTTTTGTTTTTGAAAAGGGAAAGGGTGCACTTATTGCGGATGCGAGGATAAGAGTTTGACTTTATGTAATTTTAGAAAGTATATCTTATAATAAAAAATAGGGTCTGGGGAAGGGAGGTGGTGGGCGTAGCTCAAGTTGGTTAGAGCACTGGACTGTGGCTCCAGAGGTTGGGGGTTCGAGTCCCCTCGCCCACCCCTTTTTAAAATGCCCCCGTAGCTCAATTGGATAAAGAGCGCCTGGCTTCGGACCAGGAGGTTGCGGGTTCAAGTCCCGCTGGGGGCCCATAAATAAAATTTTAAAATGCAAGTTTACTATTACGATCTTATTATCATCGGATCTGGACTTGCCGGTCTAAGAGCAGCTCTTGAGGCATTGAGAAAATCAGACGATAAAGTAAAAGTAGCCCTAATTTCAAAGGTTCACCTTATGAGATCTCATAGCGTATGCGCCGAAGGAGGAACAGGAGCCGCTCTTAACTACGCAGACGGAGATTCAACATTGCTTCATGCCTGGGACACTGTAAAAGGCTCTGATTTTCTCGCTGACCAAGACGTCGTATTTAGATTCGTTGAAAAAATTATTGAAGAGATATATTTACTTGAACATTGGGGCATTCCATGGTCAAGAAAAAAAGACGGAAGAATTGATCAAAGACCATTTGGAGGCCACTCCTATCCAAGAGCTGTGTTTGCAGAAGATAAAACTGGATTTTTTGAGATGCATACACTTTATAACAGGTTACAAAAATATAATAATTGGGATAGGTTCGATGAATTTTTTGTTACTAAACTTTTAATAAAAGATAAAAGATTCCACGGATGCGTAGCCTATGACATGAAAGGTGGAGAAATGGTAGTATTTTATGGAAAAACTGGTATAATAGCGACAGGAGGCGCAGGAAGAATATACTCCTTTACAACTTTCTCCCACACAGTAACTGGTGATGGACAAGCTCTTGCTTTCAGAGAAGGAATACCACTTAAGGACATGGAATTTATGCAATTTCACCCAACTGGTCTTGTTCCCTCCGGAATTCTCATTACAGAGGGAGCAAGAGGTGAAGGAGGTCACTTGAAAAATAATAAAGGAGAAAGATTTATGGAAAGGTATGCCCCAAAAATGATGGAACTTGCACCTAGAGACATTGTTTCAAGAGCAATGATGAGCGAAATTAGAGAAGGTAGGGGCTTTGAAAGATCTGATGGATTAAATTACTTACATCTTGATCTTACCCACCTTGGTAGGGAGAAGATTTTAGAAAGATTACCTCTTGTTAGAGAAGTAGGGATTAAATATTTAGGTTTAGATATAATAGATAAACCGCTACCTGTGAGACCTGTTCAACATTATAGTATGGGTGGTATACATTGTGACATTGACGGTAAGGTTCACGGTATAGATAATATGTGGGCTGCTGGTGAAGTTGCTTGTACTTCACTTCATGGAGCAAATAGGTTAGGTACTAATTCAACAGCCGAGTGCCTTGTCTGGGGTGCAATTACTGCTCAAAAAGCTCTTGAATTTTTAAAATCAGATGGAGGAGAACCGAAAAAAGTGGATGAAGTTGTAAAAGATGAGGTTGATAGAGTATTTAATAGATTGTTAAATAAAAACGGTAAAGAAAACTTATACGAGATAAGAAGAGAATTGAGGAGAACCATGGATTCAAATGTGGGGGTTTTCAGGGAGAAAAGGGGACTTGAGGAAGCCATTAAGAAAATTAAAGAGCTAAAGGAAAGATTTAAAGATATAAAAATTCACGATAAAAGTAAGATATATAATACTGAGCTTATTAATGCATTAGAACTTGAAAATATGCTAGATGTTTCAGAGGTAGTAGCAATTTCAGCTTTGAAAAGAGAGGAGTCAAGGGGAGCACATGCAAGACTTGATTTTCCAGAGAGAAACGATAAGGATTTTTTAAAACATACGCTAGCTTTTAGAGATGAAAAAGGTGAGGTAAGAATTGAGTATATTCCAGTAACAATCACTTACTGGAAACCAGAAGAAAGAAAATATTAATTGGGGGGTAATTATGATGAAAAAAAACTATAAAGGAATGAAATCTTGGTTTTTTCCAGGTTTTAAGGTAAATATTGAAAGATGGCTTTTTTCTTTCCATAGATTAACTGGAATT
This window harbors:
- a CDS encoding glycosyltransferase family 4 protein, producing MFRKSKGALTLSQEGEEVLRKWGYDKKIFRFYLGIDPKNFEKTEKYPLVEKLDRPIFSYIGRFTKKKGIYVLIAAFEKFYRKYKRGTLLLVGEGEERENLRRELESKKLNFYILPYVSHDEIYSVYKSIDCLVLPSLTTKSWKEQFGRVLVEAMCAKVPVIGSSSGAIPEVIGDAGLIFKEADPDDLFISMEKLYLDENLRKNLIEKGFERVRENFTYEVIAEKLYNFLKSLI
- a CDS encoding pitrilysin family protein: MKLKFKVKKFTLDNGLKVILVPFDREITSFYLIYKVGSKYEYEGKRGISHFLEHMMFKGTKRLKPEEFSRIIQRMGGVDNAFTTEDFTFYHSTVPKDEIYKVIKLEADRMEYVTFKEFESEKKVIIEERRESVENSPYGKFWENFLLLSYVVHPYRYPIIGFEPDILSITKNDLRNWYNKFYTPSNAFIVISGGIDEKKIIRSIERNFSKIDKKDRVERREFYEPEQNFERKMVLKLFGSIKILGMSFHSVPFSHPDFIKLNLFSALLGGIESSRLYKTLVLERNLCNEVSTFCEEKVDKGLFIFYCVLNKDAEFDEVIDIFWKEVEKIFQNSIEESELIKVKNIISAEFLYKMQSTAGRGRIVSVFELNGIFDKIFSYLDELESLKAEEIIETAKKYIKKERCNYLMLC
- a CDS encoding pitrilysin family protein, which produces MLKRVYKVELENKIKILYAENKELPIVSFAIGFDTGSYLDPIGKEGLFYLTSNLIDKGSNLYSSYSIREFFDSLGAKFNIITSKNFLIFKILCKAEDFEKIVDFLENILFYPSFDEVEIDKEKDAIISEILQDEDEPEAIISKKFYEVLYKDTPLYHPVDGYVNTIREISKSDIENFYREKILGRKVFVAGSGYLNFDKFLKKFEKLFKNYKVLSDNYPEIKKNKTERKILIIKKRVNQVFLRIGHFSIKRKDKNFHYLIISNYILGGGAFASRLFNKIRNELGFVYSIYSKFNTLDPFIGSYSYIFQTSENNFKDALKKLVEEIKKFKLKGATKRELSDAKGFYKGYIPRELETYSQVTNHLLSALQYGLKHSYVFETLKKILDTKIENLNTFIKNFYDYENLSGVILVPNEYDFSFLRNIFSQHTFEVL
- a CDS encoding cytochrome c maturation protein CcmE, translating into MKDRNIKIAIIGILFVVGIIYLILSGLKRTWVYYYTVDEFFQKNPSVDGKVIRLQGKVIEGTVKKTGNQVEFKIGTKERGIKVIYKGTVPDMLYQPEAQVVVEGVYLKVENTFKAHFLLTQCPTKYQAEEGVNKKDK
- a CDS encoding HAMP domain-containing sensor histidine kinase, whose product is MRFYKFIFLKFFLITFTLILIFLLRFKEEREIKKEAGELIDLFEPLFESILSASYYIDDLYFKNLEGLSKLIVPDLRSDSIMKIALSSGFYEITILDKNLKVIKSTSRKINQFLESEILRKARDEMINNDSLFYLVEKEGYYVFMIKNIKDLIEKKREAGLKKVLERLGQEKKVEYVALESEGEIVFSSKKISPIKDKKIFSDIINQNKVVVKKAKINEEEVVEVLKPFFFKNSPVGILRLGISMDSLKTKFLLINWIIALNITIFLILFGLVLYYFFGGKKYILSDVVDDLSIYKIYDSQIRKIYGKSLPLLSSDFKDKSQFLYRSGNDYYLAIRSKDLILFFKINEFMKIFLEKEKKKEEESILRILSSFAHELKNPLNSLKLMVYRLKEKLKDEYPQLESAINSLTVSIEEFMNLLRPFYLNKEKVMIKEFIEKIIKKMEPELRENRIEVNLKGIDKELLFDPIQMEKVFLNLFKNAIEAQPEGGKIDIEIYEKDSTVFIKIKDYGIGIKKENLERIFEPYFTTKKKGTGLGLFTVKKIIESHGFEIFVSSEEGKGTEFIIKT
- the rplU gene encoding 50S ribosomal protein L21, producing the protein MWAVIEFKNSQYYVKEGKKIDLPLLKGVKEGEEVLIDKVLLLKENGNLRIGYPYLPNVRVKARVTNPLKKLKKIIVFKMKPKKNYRRKKGHRQKVTEAIIEKIEII
- the rpmA gene encoding 50S ribosomal protein L27; its protein translation is MAHKKGMGSSKNGRDSNAKYLGIKRWENMFVKCGEVLVRQRGTKFWPGWNVKRGGDDTLYATKDGYVKFEKRKNRVYVSVYEKSELPH
- a CDS encoding cob(I)yrinic acid a,c-diamide adenosyltransferase, coding for MRITKVFTGKGDEGFSYYWKDKKKRKDDKIFDALGDLDELNSILGFCYFYSKDDDVKEEVEKIQRLIFIASAQLIIPEEEKGPVIEDKILTELEEKIEKLSKSLGPLKEFIIPSGTLSSLYFHLARTVARRAERSVASLLDEHKSAQVVLKFLNRLSDYLFLLGREVNKREGGIERNLQAFKP
- a CDS encoding acetate--CoA ligase family protein; the protein is MKEIYKLLNPKSVVLIGASRKEGSVGYVTLKNLILAGYKGTIYVVNPTAESILGYKCYKKISDLEEVPDVACILVPAAYVPQVLKESAIKGIKVSIIISAGFKESGPEGEKLEKEVEKISKEFGIRVLGPNCIGVINTDPNVRFTTNFASDMPKEGNISLISQSGAICVSILDFAKSRGIGFSKVISMGNRVDIDEVELLEYLGEDEKTKVILMYIEELKRGREFIEVAKNVSKKKPILALKAGVSPEGARAVSSHTGSLAGEPVVYRAVFRQAGVIEVQSPLELFEYASLLASQPYPKGNRVGIITNAGGPGIVATDSLIESGLVVNELSDSTKNNIRPFVSPHASLKNPVDLLAEADAEKFEVAIKALYNDKNIDAIYFLMAPQRMIDIEKVAEVISKYANKKEKTFVTVLMGVVDVEKGAEVLRKEGVPFYRFPDVAAKSLSIMLRYSNFIKKRKETYKDFSFPSNLKDFLKPETDTGFIDLDICFKVLEEAGFNVVPWFKVESEDDLLEGAKKLGFPLVLKIASGEVVHKMDAGGVILNIEDEENLFKAYESLKSRFKRKIKKFKKAVLQKMVKESHKEIIIGLKKDDRFGYLLLFGLGGIFVEIFKDVTFRLVPVSVEETEEMLREIKFYPLLKGFRGEKESDLEKIKEFILRVSSFAEFMGEIKEMDLNPIFVFEKGKGALIADARIRV
- a CDS encoding succinate dehydrogenase/fumarate reductase flavoprotein subunit, with protein sequence MQVYYYDLIIIGSGLAGLRAALEALRKSDDKVKVALISKVHLMRSHSVCAEGGTGAALNYADGDSTLLHAWDTVKGSDFLADQDVVFRFVEKIIEEIYLLEHWGIPWSRKKDGRIDQRPFGGHSYPRAVFAEDKTGFFEMHTLYNRLQKYNNWDRFDEFFVTKLLIKDKRFHGCVAYDMKGGEMVVFYGKTGIIATGGAGRIYSFTTFSHTVTGDGQALAFREGIPLKDMEFMQFHPTGLVPSGILITEGARGEGGHLKNNKGERFMERYAPKMMELAPRDIVSRAMMSEIREGRGFERSDGLNYLHLDLTHLGREKILERLPLVREVGIKYLGLDIIDKPLPVRPVQHYSMGGIHCDIDGKVHGIDNMWAAGEVACTSLHGANRLGTNSTAECLVWGAITAQKALEFLKSDGGEPKKVDEVVKDEVDRVFNRLLNKNGKENLYEIRRELRRTMDSNVGVFREKRGLEEAIKKIKELKERFKDIKIHDKSKIYNTELINALELENMLDVSEVVAISALKREESRGAHARLDFPERNDKDFLKHTLAFRDEKGEVRIEYIPVTITYWKPEERKY